From a single Candoia aspera isolate rCanAsp1 chromosome 2, rCanAsp1.hap2, whole genome shotgun sequence genomic region:
- the LOC134489285 gene encoding inter-alpha-trypsin inhibitor heavy chain H4-like, translating into MEKQLFTLWLALSSQIVLADAVIHQNGIEIYSLHIDCEVISRYAHTVITSRVVNRANESKETLFEVELPKKAFITNFSMTIDGETYPGIIKEKKAAQAQYDSAISRGQSAGLVKSAGRKLEKFSVSVNVAAAGKVNFVLDYEQLLDRRLGKYELIIRVKPKQLVKHFQMDIHIFEPQGISSLETESNFMTNEMSDAFIKTQEETKAHISFKPTLTQQRKSPELEETLLDGDVIIRYDVKRDVAVGDIQIVNGYFVHYFAPSEMPAFPKNIIFVIDKSGSMTGNKIRQTKEALDKILDDLNPEDHFNLVVFSRSISKWHPTLLQAKKADVEAAKQYVQTIHAQGATDINEALLTAINSLDQATSRELLPEKSISMIILLTDGQPTVGITNTNIIQKNIKKANQGKYFLYCLGFGFDVSYTFLEKMALDNWGVARRIYEDSDAALQLQGFYNEVAIPILKEVNMNYLGNAVEEVTQNNFKLLYEGSEIVVAGKLNNEIDIFSLEVKAQAHGSNLTLKENANVTEKAQVFEHLKYIFGDFIERLWACLTIEQLLEKSVLAEAAQQKNLKTQALKLSLKYSFVTPMTSMVVTKPEAEEVANKPREADNEDFQDHGMRDPSFDVPMPAPSGVLRNTPADLFLTSAAFPDHPTSNSAVRHVAKTSETARAYVHFLRKPKSRDHESRTSYPHFLLQLSSENVSVCLTLSGQSQTPLNLLSDAEKGIQVTGKLGENRHFTEFEITYPRLNVEIKVSTERIILKSNASTHSFVWTERESLTIEGLKIILTSGESLFLSGPDNIVTKIFHIPPPLDCLGLYFEDSDYFSNQVTGLFGQFFSNTNFERSSGQIIVQGQLHKAIRMRKKDYRTGSSKTEVTCWSLNINP; encoded by the exons atggaaaagcAATTGTTCACTCTCTGGCTGGCTTTGTCTTCACAAATTGTATTAGCAGATGCTGTTATCCATCAG AATGGCATTGAAATCTACAGCCTGCACATTGACTGCGAAGTTATCTCACGGTATGCCCACACGGTCATTACCAGCAGAGTTGTCAACAGGGCAAATGAATCTAAGGAGACTCTTTTTGAAGTGGAGCTTCCCAAAAAAGCCTTCATCACAAACTTCAGCAT GACCATAGATGGAGAAACTTATCCTGGAATAATCAAGGAGAAAAAGGCAGCCCAAGCTCAGTATGATTCTGCCATTTCACGAGGTCAAAGTGCTGGATTGGTCAA ATCAGCTGGAAGAAAACTTGAGAAGTTTAGTGTCTCAGTCAATGTTGCAGCAGCAGGTAAAGTTAACTTTGTGTTGGATTATGAGCAATTACTCGATCGAAGGCTAGGGAAGTATGAATTGATCATCAGGGTCAAGCCCAAACAGCTGGTGAAACACTTTCAG ATGGATATTCACATCTTCGAGCCGCAAGGTATATCCTCCTTAGAAACAGAAAGCAACTTCATGACCAATGAAATGAGTGATGCTTTCATAAAGACACAGGAAGAGACCAAG GCTCATATTTCATTTAAACCAACCTTAACTCAACAAAGGAAAAGCCCTGAGCTGGAAGAGACTCTTCTAGATGGAGATGTCATCATACGTTATGATGTTAAAAGGGATGTTGCTGTAGGCGACATACAG ATCGTGAATGGTTATTTTGTCCACTATTTTGCACCCAGTGAAATGCCAGCATTTCCCAAAAATATCATCTTTGTTATAGATAAAAGTGGATCTATGACTGGTAATAAAATTCGGCAG ACAAAAGAGGCCTTGGATAAGATTTTGGATGACCTGAATCCTGAAGACCATTTTAATTTAGTTGTTTTTAGTAGGAGTATTTCAAAGTGGCACCCCACTTTGTTGCAAGCCAAAAAGGCAGATGTGGAAGCAGCTAAACAGTATGTTCAAACCATTCATGCTCAAGGAG CGACGGATATTAATGAAGCTCTTTTGACAGCCATTAATTCTCTGGATCAAGCCACCTCTAGGGAGTTATTGCCAGAAAAAAGCATTTCAATGATCATTTTGCTGACAGATGGTCAACCCACTGTTG GTATAACAAACACTAACATAATACAAAAAAACATAAAGAAAGCCAATCAGGGAAAGTATTTCCTCTACTGCCTTGGCTTTGGATTTGATGTAAGCTACACTTTCCTGGAGAAGATGGCCTTAGACAATTGGGGAGTTGCTCGACGTATATATGAGGACTCAGATGCAGCCCTTCAGCTCCAG GGCTTTTATAACGAAGTGGCTATTCCCATCCTGAAGGAGGTTAACATGAATTATCTTGGCAATGCTGTAGAGGAAGTCACTCAGAATAATTTCAAGTTGCTCTATGAGGGCTCTGAAATTGTAGTTGCTGGAAAACTTAACAATGAAATTGATATTTTTTCCTTGGAAGTAAAAGCTCAGGCA CACGGAAGCAACTTGACCCTGAAAGAAAATGCTAATGTCACAGAAAAAGCACAAGTGTTTGAAcatctgaaatatatatttggagATTTCATTGAAAGATTATGGGCCTGCTTAACAATTGAACAACTATTAGAAAAGTC CGTTTTGGCTGAAGCAGCACAGCAAAAGAATCTGAAAACCCAAGCATTAAAGCTCTCCCTGAAGTACAGCTTTGTAACACCCATGACTTCCATGGTGGTCACTAAGCCAGAAGCTGAAGAAGTGGCTAACAAGCCAAGAGAAGCAG ATAATGAGGATTTCCAGGACCATGGAATGAGAGATCCATCCTTTG ATGTGCCAATGCCTGCTCCTTCTGGAGTCCTTAGAAATACTCCTGCCGACCTTTTCTTAACTTCAGCTGCGTTCCCAG ATCATCCAACCTCAAATTCAGCAGTCCGCCATGTTGCCAAGACATCAGAGACTGCAAGGGCATACGTACAtttcctaagaaagccaaaatcaAGAGATCATG aaagcaGGACTTCATATCCCCACTTCCTTTTGCAGCTGTCTAGTGAAAATGTTTCAGTTTGTTTAACTCTTAGTGGGCAGTCGCAAACACCCTTAAATCTGCTGTCTGATGCAGAGAAAG GGATCCAAGTGACTGGCAAGCTTGGGGAAAACAGACACTTTACAGAGTTTGAAATAACCTATCCGAGGCTTAACGTGGAAATAAAGGTGTCAACAGAACGAATTATactgaaaagtaatgcctccacacACTCTTTTGTGTGGACAGAAAGGGAATCTTTAACAATTGAAGG GCTAAAAATTATACTTACAAGTGGAGAAAGTCTCTTTCTGTCAGGACCAGACAACATTGTAACCAAAATTTTCCATATACCTCCCCCACTTGATTGCCTTGGATTGTACTTTGAGGATAGTGATTATTTTTCTAACCAAGTTACTGGACTTTTTG GTCAGTTTTTCTCTAacacaaattttgaaagaagttCTGGCCAAATTATCGTACAGGGACAGCTCCATAAAGCCATCAG gaTGCGTAAGAAGGATTATAGAACTGGATCGAGTAAAACTGAAGTTACCTGCTGGTCACTGAATATAAATCCTTAA